The nucleotide window GACAATAACATAAGAACAACCCTCAACATAAGcaaatcaaacataattttcgtgcattattgttagattggtctgaaaattttttgaaaatgcatccgtcgagggtatatttgatgcaaatcgaaaacttctgacacaaaattagaacaaaataaaacttaggagTACTTTTGAAACTTTTCACAAACTTGACAAAATGTATACTTACCCTAAAACAAAGTAGCATGAAGAAAACATAAGCAGTGATACACCATCGAACCAGAGCAGTTACACCGAGAAAATCTCGTCCGCAACTTTAGCAATAGCCGATAAAGCTGTGTCAGCTAAGAACACCGTAGCTTCGAAACTAGGTTATGGCGACAAAGGTGAGAGCCACGAAGAGACACGAGGAGAGAATGCTGCTGCTGCTACTTCCACAACAGAATATGGGAAGAGAATAGCACAGTCCTTGACAGATAAACTTGCACCGGTTTATGGAAAGGTTGCTGGTGTAGGAAGTGCAGTGAAATCAAAGGTTCCTGGAACCTCAACTGGGAGTGAAAACGACAAAGGATGGTCAGTGAAGGACTATTTTGCAGAGAGGTTGAGGCCTCAAGATGAAGACAGGGCTCTATCTAAGGTTATATCAGAGACTCTGCATCATAAGAGGAACCAAGAGGAGGAAAATGTGGTTCATGGGGAAGCAGAGAACCATGTGAAGAGGGTGGTTTCTGATGCAGTTCACATGAGAGGAGAAGAGGAGGGGGAGGAGGAGCatgagagaaggaagaagatatCAATGGGGAAGGTGAGAGAGtctgaagaagtgaagagaaggTTGGGGAGTGGGAATGAAGAGACAGAGAGGTATGAAGAGTGTTATGTGAATAGTCCTGGGAAGAGTGTGGTTGATAAGGTTAAGGATGTGGTTTTTGGTTCTTGGTTCACGAAACCGGATGAAGATCAACCGTCAGAAGGTTAGAGTTCtcattttactaatttatgTTTATTAAGACGACATGTGAAGATTAATGTGTATTAATTTCAGGTGGGGAACAGTTTTCCAAGAACTCTGGTGCTGTTGCCATGGATCAGGGGGTGAACCAGGCTACGGATGTAAGAGGACTCCATGAGTCATATAAGTGAGAAATGGTGAATTATATGGTAAAGATGTAAGTTTACAGACTTTTTTTATGTGATGAAAGAAAGATTGAAAATATTAAGATTCACATTttgaatattaataaaataataaaaataaatataaaaaaaatttatattctctTTCTATCTCATTTCAATTTGTATAATAAAATGTCCCTTAGAATTAGTTCAGATTAGTATCATCGTGTGATTTCTGCGTGCGTATCAGTGTGTACATGTTTGAGATTTTGCATTATCGGATGATTTGTTCTTTTTGTACGcggaaaatattttgataaaaaaattaataaaaaaaggttAGAATTTTAATGGttgtaataactaataaattttaaataaaataaattttggttttttaatattatagttCGTATACTAGCTAAGTATAATGAAATGGGAATTTAGATACCTATGTATAGTATGGCAAGAAATGGGAATTCAGATACCTATGCAAAGTATGGCAAGGTTACGGAGATTTATGGTCGGGTGAAATCGGGTTTGTTCTGATTTGAATTTGACtctaaatatatattagatctaattttaaattttaattcggttctaaatccaataaaatataaatattttcgGGTCACAATTATATCGGGTGAAAATGAGGTCTTTAaagttttaacaataatttatcaAGAAGAAATTTGTTACCAAAAAGTTGAtatctaaatttgaatttaaatttgtctataaattctaatttgatgtttctttggtctattttctaaaaataaatataatattaaaattaatttaaaatatatatatatatatactttttttaattttcttaaaatatatataaatcaaataaaattaaattcatcttGACCTAAATTTGATCTTAAATAATGatcgaatttttttaaaattcttatataaCTTTACATCtgataaaattatactaaattaacttctaaaatatttatgtttagACTGAATTTTTAAACCAGATCGAAGCATTTACACTATATCACCCAACATGTCATCTAAAGGGGGCTAAAAGACTGCAAAGCAAACATCACTATAAGttcataaaagaaaataaatagtgccaaattaaatattatatatcatagtaatatacatatatgtaaATAGACGCTCTTTGTTATTTTAGTaaatgtatttaaaatttaatattttttattatgcttgaataaaaaaaGTTGTACGTTAAATTTTTTCCATCCACCAACTATATCTAATAATTTTGGTGTACCTTTATTTATTAaactatatatacaaattatacgTGTAGATAAGATAATCcacttttctttattaaaatatatgtaagattattataaatttaagattgtaaatatttcataaaatgttttttattgataaagatatttttcaaataaaatttatgcttcaataatttttttttttaattctcgttataaataaaaaataaaaattaatgcaaTATACCTAGCTTTTAGAcaccaataaaaaaatagtaaaatttactttatctttttatcaataaataaactaaaaagaatTCTCTTAATTAGATATGACAATGAATTTTTATagggtaaatttttttttttcatttcgttttcatttagtaaaatattttatgtttttgttttatttttattatacgtCCTGTTTATTCCTCTCTGCGAGAGAGTTGAATGTATCTatagatattaaattttatttttttttaaattaacctaatcataataaaatttagtataattcaacaaaatatataaatttaaatataaatttaacataataatttacgcataaatttttaatatataaattaaaataaaataaatttatttttatagaaattttgtgAATCTCTATATAACAGATAGCTCAATTTCTAGCCTcattttttgcttatttttgttttatttttattataagtcCTGTTTATTCCTCTCTGCGAGAGAGTTGAATGTATCTatagatattaaattttttttttttaaattaacctaatcataataaaatttagtataattcaacaaaatatataaatttaacataataattTATNNNNNNNNNNNNNNNNNNNNNNNNNNNNNNNNNNNNNNNNNNNNNNNNNNNNNNNNNNNNNNNNNNNNNNNNNNNNNNNNNNNNNNNNNNNNNNNNNNNNNNNNNNNNNNNNNNNNNNNNNNNNNNNNNNNNNNNNNNNNNNNNNNNNNNNNNNNNNNNNNNNNNNNNNNNNNNNNNNNNNNNNNNNNNNNNNNNNNNNNNNNNNNNNNNNNNNNNNNNNNNNNNNNNNNNNNNNNNNaaatattattatcatatactactaaaatttttttcaaattatagtGAGAGCACTTACCCTACTACACAATATATAAATCCGTCCCTGTGTACAATGACGgatccaaaaaattttgataatatatatatataaaatataatataataaaaaattttataataaaaatattatgtgtacataaaaattaattatcaaattatttattaatcattatgtattcatatataaatatatgtattgtttaatttatttttaatgtgtattacACAGATAGTTATTTTCgatataaatataacattattagtttttataatatctaattttacaaattaacatactaaaataatcatttataaataggataaagtatattttttgtccttaaagtttgataaaatttcaaaaatattcctaaattttattttgtttcaattttgtctcaaaagttttcgatttgcattaaATATACCCCTGAcagctaatttttcaaaaaatttaagatcgattcaacaacaatttcataaaaataactcCTCAACACAAgtaaatcaagcataattttcatgcattattgttatattggtcttaacttttttgaaaatttagcctcCGAAGGTatattcactacaagaaaaacacccattcaggtacacttgaaaagtgtagctaaaagtgaaaaaaaaatgatgccttaggctatggctacgctttttgggctacggctacgctttttggggtgattcctattcggccgttgcctattctcaaaggctacgcttttctgcaccaaggactacgcttttggcgtttgggaataggctatgcttttcaagtgatgctgtccaggaccaaaggctacgcttttcagcttcTATTTTTACCAGAataggctacacttttcaacGCTACTGTATCACCTGTAAAGCGTAGCCCCATTGTATATCATAGCTActctatataagtgtagccCTAGGtcccttattatttttttttaattttctgtataACTATAACTActctatataagtgtagccttaggttcCTCATTTTTAAGTCGCATGAAACTTGTATCacatatcaattaaaattcaaagttTGCACTCTATATCCGAAAAGAACTTAACAAACAGAAAATCGTTAATCTTCTAATCTTGGCATAATGACGCGCCTTCAAATTCTTCTCAAACACATCTTTTTCATGCTGATCTTCATCACCATAAAAAAAAACTCTTGGCCTTAACAATTGTATCAGTGTTCATTCCCTTGTTCATTCCCAGCAAGAACTAATTTCCAAGCAGTTGCTGCCCTGCTTACAGCTGCATGTTATCATAATTCAAAAAGAGAAGCATGTAAAGATTTTGCATACTGATTCACCACCATACGCAATCAATACAAGATTATGTTGAAGGAAATGACTGGGCTACTTACAAATATTCTTTTGACCATTCTCGCgacacatgaagaaaacaaaatcataGAACCGAATGAATTATGAAAAGTCTGCCTGGCAAAAGCAACAAATGAAGCACATGTTCCAATTGCAAGTATcatattaaagattaaaaatacaagaaaataaacttgttgcttttttattattctcattaAAGCTGAATGCtaaattcacaaaatcatgccAATCAGTTTAATTTCAAGTGCAAAAGGGGAAAACGGCG belongs to Arachis duranensis cultivar V14167 chromosome 8, aradu.V14167.gnm2.J7QH, whole genome shotgun sequence and includes:
- the LOC107460354 gene encoding low-temperature-induced 65 kDa protein-like yields the protein MSKHEENISSDTPSNQSSYTEKISSATLAIADKAVSAKNTVASKLGYGDKGESHEETRGENAAAATSTTEYGKRIAQSLTDKLAPVYGKVAGVGSAVKSKVPGTSTGSENDKGWSVKDYFAERLRPQDEDRALSKVISETLHHKRNQEEENVVHGEAENHVKRVVSDAVHMRGEEEGEEEHERRKKISMGKVRESEEVKRRLGSGNEETERYEECYVNSPGKSVVDKVKDVVFGSWFTKPDEDQPSEGGEQFSKNSGAVAMDQGVNQATDVRGLHESYK